A single genomic interval of Gossypium raimondii isolate GPD5lz chromosome 11, ASM2569854v1, whole genome shotgun sequence harbors:
- the LOC105802087 gene encoding transcription factor BIM1 — MELPQSRPFGAEGRKPTHDFLSLYSHSSVQQDPRPPSQGGYLKTRDFLQLEQQGNPSAKKEISVEVATVEMPTPPFVEHILPGGIGTYSISHVSYFNPRVPKSEGAVFTVAEGSSTERNDENSNCSSYTGSGFTLWEETAGKKGKTGKENAGETPFVRDAAGKVGHWATSSLEKGTQSSTNNHPKSYSCLSSSQPSSKQQKRQSFMEMIKSAKGSSQDDDFEEDEDFVLKKESSTTTHNIGELRVKVDGKSVPDQKANTPRSKHSATEQRRRSKINNRFQMLRDIIPNSDQKRDKASFLLEVIEYIQFLQERVHKYEGTYQGWSHVPSKLIPWRSNQRPTENYADQSRAINGVSPSVVFPTKLDDGNINITPTIRESAENPIEPNKSRATTFRAMDLTPGMMNKTMPFPVSLQPNFFNTAQNTVPATQIPPRLPSDAENNASQPQPVQCHTGSCTANGALPSEKLKEQELTIEGGKINISSLYSQRLLNTLTQALQTSGLDLSQASISVQIELGKQSSNRPTAPTSTLKDTTAAPSTNQGKTRPRVGRGEDSDQPLKKLKT; from the exons ATGGAGCTCCCTCAATCCCGGCCTTTCGGAGCTGAAG GAAGAAAACCAACGCATGACTTTCTGTCACTGTACAGTCATTCAAGTGTCCAACAAGATCCAAGGCCACCTTCTCAAG GTGGGTACCTCAAGACTCGTGATTTCTTACAACTAGAACAACAAGGGAATCCAAGTGCCAAGAAGGAAATATCAGTAGAGGTAGCGACTGTTGAAATGCCAACACCGCCGTTTGTGGAACATATTCTTCCTGGCGGGATTGGAACATACAGTATAAGCCACGTTTCCTATTTTAATCCTAGGGTTCCAAAGTCTGAGGGGGCCGTATTTACTGTTGCTGAAGGAAGTAGTACAGAGAGAAATGATGAGAATTCCAACTGCAGTTCTTATACCGGAAGTGGTTTCACTCTGTGGGAAGAAACTGCGGGAAAGAAGGGAAAGACAGGGAAGGAGAATGCCGGGGAAACACCCTTTGTAAGAG ATGCGGCGGGAAAGGTGGGACACTGGGCCACATCGTCGTTGGAAAAAGGAACGCAGTCGTCAACCAACAACCATCCAAAGAGCTACAGCTGTCTCTCTTCCTCTCA GCCATCCTCAAAGCAGCAGAAAAGGCAAAGCTTCATGGAAATGATAAAATCAGCAAAAGGTAGCTCAcaagatgatgattttgaagaagatgaagattttGTTCTCAAGAAAGAGAGTTCCACTACCACCCATAATATAG GAGAATTGAGAGTGAAAGTGGATGGAAAGAGTGTACCTGATCAGAAGGCCAACACCCCAAGGTCAAAACATTCTGCTACTGAGCAGCGGAGGAGGAGTAAAATTAACAACAG ATTTCAGATGTTGAGAGATATCATTCCAAACAGTGACCAAAAAAGAGATAAAGCCTCATTCTTATTGGAG GTTATCGAGTACATTCAATTTCTACAGGAGAGAGTACACAAATATGAAGGAACATACCAAGGATGGAGCCATGTACCATCAAAATTGATACCATGG AGAAGCAACCAAAGGCCTACAGAAAATTACGCTGATCAATCTCGAGCCATAAATGGTGTTTCTCCTTCGGTGGTGTTTCCTACGAAGTTGGATGACGGAAACATCAACATCACCCCAACCATTCGTGAAAGTGCAGAGAACCCTATCGAACCTAATAAGAGCAGAGCTACTACCTTCAGGGCAATGGACCTTACTCCAGGAATGATGAACAAAACAATGCCCTTTCCTGTGTCACTACAACCAAACTTCTTCAACACTGCCCAGAACACTGTTCCAGCAACTCAAATTCCACCTCGGTTGCCATCTGATGCGGAAAATAATGCATCTCAGCCTCAACCTGTACAGTGTCATACTGGATCCTGTACTGCCAATGGTGCTCTTCCTAGCGAGAAGCTAAAAGAACAAGAGCTGACAATTGAAGGTGGAAAAATTAACATCTCAAGCCTATATTCACAACG ATTGTTGAATACACTAACACAAGCGCTACAAACTTCGGGATTAGATTTATCGCAAGCCAGCATCTCGGTACAAATCGAGCTCGGAAAGCAATCTAGCAATCGGCCGACGGCTCCCACATCCACACTTAAG GATACTACGGCGGCTCCCTCTACAAATCAAGGGAAGACGCGCCCTAGAGTTGGACGCGGTGAGGATTCTGATCAACCTTTAAAGAAGCTTAAAACATGA
- the LOC105802086 gene encoding rhamnogalacturonan I rhamnosyltransferase 1, translated as MCSVEGIGKKGGMRIGVIKGGGGGASGGERVEKLKKSSRMKVWIIRATTSVLLWTCIVQLTTLGETWGPRVLKGCPSCFSHQDSSVSAIEDKVPSVPARVIPPKRVYKNNGYLMVSCNGGLNQMRAAICDMVTIARYLNVTLIVPELDKTSFWADPSEFQDIFDVNHFITSLRDEVRILKELPPRLKRRVEMGFVYSMPPISWSDISYYHNQILPLIQKYKVIHLNRTDARLANNGQSLDVQKLRCRVNFNALRFTPQIEELGKRVIKLLRQNGPFIVLHLRYEMDMLAFSGCTQGCNNDEVEELTRMRYAYPWWKEKIINSDLKRKDGLCPLTPEETALILRALDIDKNYQIYIAAGEIYGGDKRMASLAAAYPKLVRKETLLGPSDLGFFQNHSSQMAALDYLVSLESDIFIPTYDGNMAKVVQGHRRYLGFKQTILLDRRLLVDLIDQYNNGSLSWIQFSDAVKETHERRRGQPSKRLVIPDRPKEEDYFYANPEECLQQPDGQLSST; from the exons ATGTGCAGTGTTGAAGGGATAGGGAAAAAGGGAGGTATGAGAATCGGGGTAATAAAAGGGGGCGGAGGCGGAGCAAGCGGAGGAGAGAGAGTGGAGAAGTTGAAAAAGAGTTCGAGAATGAAGGTTTGGATCATACGCGCCACCACATCGGTGTTGCTGTGGACTTGCATCGTACAGTTAACGACCTTGGGAGAGACATGGGGACCTCGCGTCCTTAAGGGTTGCCCTTCCTGTTTCTCTCACCAGGATTCTTCCGTTTCCGCCATTGAAGACAAAGTTCCCTCGGTTCCCGCCCGTGTAATTCCTCCCAAAA GAGTGTATAAGAACAATGGTTATTTGATGGTTTCATGTAATGGAGGTCTCAATCAAATGCGAGCGGCA ATTTGTGACATGGTTACCATTGCAAGATATTTGAATGTCACGCTTATAGTCCCGGAGCTGGATAAAACATCCTTCTGGGCCGATCCCAG TGAATTTCAAGATATATTTGATGTGAATCATTTCATTACATCACTGAGAGATGAGGTTCGAATATTGAAGGAGTTGCCTCCTAGGCTTAAGAGGAGAGTGGAAATGGGGTTTGTGTATTCAATGCCACCAATTAGCTGGTCAGATATATCCTACTATCATAATCAG ATTCTTCCTCTGATACAGAAGTATAAAGTTATACATTTGAATAGAACTGACGCTCGACTTGCCAACAACGGGCAGTCTTTAGATGTTCAGAAGCTGCGATGTCGTgtaaattttaatgctttaagaTTCACTCCTCAGATAGAAGAGTTGGGTAAACGAGTTATTAAGCTTCTGAGGCAAAATGGTCCTTTCATAGTACTTCACCTTAGATATGAAATGGACATGTTAGCATTTTCTGGCTGTACGCAAGGTTGCAACAATGACGAGGTGGAGGAGTTAACAAGAATGAG ATACGCTTATCCATGgtggaaagaaaaaataataaattctgACTTGAAAAGGAAAGATGGTTTGTGCCCCTTGACGCCTGAGGAAACTGCCCTTATTTTGAGGGCACTGGACATtgataaaaattaccaaatctATATCGCAGCTGGTGAAATATATGGTGGAGATAAGAGAATGGCCAGTCTTGCTGCTGCTTATCCAAAATTG GTTAGAAAGGAGACTCTATTGGGGCCATCTGACCTTGGGTTTTTCCAAAATCATTCATCCCAGATGGCAGCATTAGATTATCTTGTTTCATTGGAGAGTGATATTTTTATTCCTACTTATGATGGGAACATGGCTAAAGTTGTTCAAGGCCATCGCAG GTATCTGGGGTTCAAGCAGACAATTTTGTTGGACAGAAGGCTATTAGTCGATTTAATAGACCAGTACAATAATGGATCTCTAAGTTGGATCCAGTTCTCAGACGCTGTGAAGGAAACTCATGAAAGGCGCAGGGGGCAACCGAGTAAAAGGTTGGTGATTCCTGACAGGCCAAAAGAAGAGGATTACTTCTATGCCAACCCAGAAGAATGCTTGCAACAACCGGATGGTCAACTAAGTAGCACGTGA